A section of the Nitrospirota bacterium genome encodes:
- a CDS encoding polymer-forming cytoskeletal protein → MKGNSFGGDDNITLLAKGVVLKGEIHVEGTVRIDGRLDGDIQTRGQVIIGEDGLVQGTITAGSVVSSGRIKAKVMANERVQLMKTATLIGEVLTPLLVIEEGAKLQGVTDMGVTPWTDELPKLPGGVSDLSAHRAKQVQLLDKEAGGDMR, encoded by the coding sequence ATGAAGGGCAATAGCTTTGGCGGAGATGACAACATTACCCTCTTGGCCAAGGGGGTGGTGCTGAAAGGCGAGATTCACGTTGAAGGGACGGTACGGATCGATGGTCGTCTCGACGGTGACATTCAGACCAGGGGCCAGGTCATCATCGGCGAGGATGGACTGGTCCAGGGAACGATTACAGCCGGCTCAGTCGTCAGCAGTGGCCGCATCAAGGCCAAGGTGATGGCAAATGAGCGAGTCCAGTTGATGAAGACGGCGACGCTCATCGGAGAGGTACTCACGCCGTTGTTGGTCATTGAAGAGGGTGCCAAGCTTCAAGGTGTGACGGACATGGGGGTCACGCCCTGGACCGACGAGCTTCCGAAGTTGCCAGGCGGCGTCAGCGATCTATCCGCACACCGGGCCAAACAGGTCCAGCTCCTTGATAAAGAAGCCGGCGGCGACATGCGTTGA
- a CDS encoding DUF3365 domain-containing protein gives MHRVTVSLYTAALSILISGLWWGPSAFSAKERSGSPGIQPEKAAAYIYDVIKADRTLYTTEIVNRLQAKGVASASEHWEQENALMLPAQFLQHSGKLAAENGSEIRYRLIGLWPIYRRNAPVSDLERNALESLRKNPSMPVTGIVTSGRKQYFQAIYPDLAVSQACIDCHNGHLLSPKRDFKLNDVMGGIAITIPLE, from the coding sequence ATGCATCGAGTCACAGTCTCACTCTACACCGCAGCCCTTTCCATCCTAATCTCCGGACTCTGGTGGGGGCCCTCCGCCTTCTCCGCAAAGGAACGGTCTGGATCGCCAGGCATCCAGCCGGAGAAAGCAGCGGCGTATATCTATGACGTGATCAAAGCCGATCGCACGTTATATACGACGGAAATCGTCAATCGGCTCCAGGCGAAAGGGGTGGCCTCGGCGTCCGAACATTGGGAACAGGAGAATGCCCTCATGCTGCCGGCGCAGTTCCTTCAGCATTCGGGCAAACTGGCAGCAGAAAACGGAAGTGAGATTCGGTATCGGCTGATCGGCCTCTGGCCTATCTATCGGCGCAATGCTCCAGTGAGCGACCTTGAACGCAACGCCCTAGAGTCTCTCCGGAAGAATCCCTCCATGCCGGTCACAGGAATTGTGACGAGCGGGCGCAAACAATATTTCCAGGCAATCTATCCGGATCTTGCTGTCTCACAGGCCTGTATCGACTGCCACAACGGTCACTTGCTCAGCCCGAAACGGGACTTCAAGCTCAACGATGTCATGGGTGGCATCGCCATCACCATTCCACTGGAATGA